One genomic window of Gossypium hirsutum isolate 1008001.06 chromosome D11, Gossypium_hirsutum_v2.1, whole genome shotgun sequence includes the following:
- the LOC107913049 gene encoding uncharacterized protein At2g29880-like isoform X2 codes for MTNFEKETGKGFSQRQLKNRWDALKKEWKAWKKLKGEDTGLGWNPIKRTVDASDDWWESRLQVVPEAQKFRTSGIDPEFEGKLDQMFMGIVATGDKAWAPSSGTLRSDFFEDVTNEIPEENEEENMRNDVHISNDVQIDGNGQKRKNPETSSSHFKTGRKKSSKQIGGAARLSSQIEKLCNAADNMSQATSSLTPVMDPYGIPQAVKVA; via the exons ATGACCAACTTTGAGAAAGAAACGGGAAAGGGTTTTTCACAAAGACAACTTAAAAATAGGTGGGATGCCCTAAAAAAAGAATGGAAAGCTTGGAAGAAACTTAAAGGCGAAGATACTGGTTTAGGGTGGAATCCTATAAAAAGAACGGTTGATGCATCGGATGATTGGTGGGAGAGTAGGCTACAG GTTGTGCCTGAAGCTCAAAAATTTCGAACTTCGGGCATTGATCCCGAATTTGAAGGGAAGTTAGATCAAATGTTCATGGGGATAGTTGCAACAGGAGATAAAGCATGGGCACCTTCTTCTGGTACACTCCGGAGTGATTTTTTTGAGGATGTTACCAACGAAAtacctgaagagaatgaagaaGAGAATATGAGAAATGatgttcacatttcaaatgatgTTCAAATTGATGGGAAcggtcaaaaaagaaaaaacccggAGACATCAAGTTCACATTTTAAAACTGGAAGAAAGAAATCGTCAAAGCAAATTGGAGGGGCTGCTAGATTGTCCagtcaaatagaaaaattatgcaaTGCAGCTGACAATATGAGTCAAGCCACATCTAGTTTGACTCCTGTTATGGATCCATATGGTATTCCGCAAGCAGTCAAAGTAGCTTGA